A single Thiohalobacter thiocyanaticus DNA region contains:
- a CDS encoding sensor domain-containing diguanylate cyclase: MENKIDIKEIHWLMDMLQTIDVGLVVLDRDYRVQMWNSFMENHSGLTPAHVMGNNLFNLFGEIPEAWFKRKLDMVFELNTRAFTTWEQRPYLLKFRTYRPISSPAEHMYQNVTLIPVGSADGRIRHVGIIIYDVTDTALGKRELEQANAQLAQLSRTDRLTGLNNRGYWEECLHQEFARFQRSKTPCSLIMFDIDHFKAVNDTHGHQAGDEVIRVTAATLRETIRTTDIAGRYGGEEFAIILTDTDAACARYVAERLRRKIEALTVKYEDKVIDHTISLGVAELGPELSTPQQWLEQADQALYRAKEGGRNRSELHSDPG; encoded by the coding sequence ATGGAAAACAAGATCGACATCAAGGAAATCCACTGGCTGATGGACATGCTGCAGACCATCGACGTCGGCCTGGTGGTTCTCGATCGCGATTACCGCGTGCAGATGTGGAACAGCTTCATGGAGAACCACAGCGGCCTGACCCCGGCGCACGTGATGGGCAACAACCTGTTCAACCTGTTCGGCGAGATCCCCGAGGCCTGGTTCAAACGCAAACTGGACATGGTGTTCGAGCTCAACACCCGCGCCTTCACCACCTGGGAACAACGCCCCTATCTGCTGAAATTCCGTACCTACCGGCCCATCAGCTCACCGGCCGAGCACATGTACCAGAACGTCACCCTGATACCGGTAGGCTCGGCCGACGGCCGCATCCGCCACGTGGGCATCATCATCTACGATGTCACCGACACCGCCCTGGGCAAGCGGGAACTGGAACAGGCCAATGCGCAGCTGGCACAACTCTCACGCACCGACCGGCTCACCGGACTGAACAACCGCGGCTACTGGGAGGAATGCCTGCATCAGGAGTTCGCCCGCTTCCAGCGCAGTAAAACGCCCTGTTCCCTGATCATGTTCGACATCGACCATTTCAAGGCGGTCAACGACACCCACGGCCACCAGGCCGGCGACGAGGTCATCCGCGTGACCGCCGCCACCCTGCGCGAGACCATCCGCACCACGGACATCGCCGGGCGCTACGGCGGCGAGGAATTCGCCATCATCCTCACCGACACCGATGCCGCCTGCGCCCGCTATGTGGCCGAGCGCCTGCGCCGGAAGATCGAAGCGCTGACGGTAAAATACGAAGACAAGGTGATCGACCACACCATCAGCCTGGGGGTGGCCGAACTCGGCCCTGAACTCAGCACACCCCAGCAGTGGCTGGAGCAGGCCGACCAGGCGCTGTACCGGGCCAAGGAAGGCGGCCGCAACCGCAGCGAACTCCACTCCGACCCGGGCTGA
- a CDS encoding TraR/DksA family transcriptional regulator, producing MREDIDIDALRQRLLMRAHELETMAAIRREAGATVELDQTRTGRLSRMDAMQAQAMARAGDARAQDEYRRIQAALARIESGEYGYCLDCDGPIGAGRLNADPANALCLACAERREQ from the coding sequence ATGCGCGAAGACATCGACATCGACGCCCTGCGGCAGCGGCTGCTGATGCGCGCCCACGAACTGGAGACGATGGCCGCTATCCGGCGCGAGGCCGGCGCGACGGTGGAACTGGACCAGACCCGCACCGGCAGGTTGTCGCGCATGGACGCCATGCAGGCCCAGGCCATGGCCCGTGCCGGCGATGCGCGGGCACAGGACGAATACCGGCGCATCCAGGCCGCACTCGCACGCATCGAGTCAGGCGAGTACGGCTATTGCCTAGACTGCGATGGACCGATCGGCGCCGGCCGCCTGAACGCCGACCCGGCCAACGCCCTGTGCCTGGCCTGTGCCGAACGGCGTGAACAGTGA
- a CDS encoding response regulator has product MPTPVLICDDSSFARKQMARALPAGWDVEISFAANGEEALQAIAAGRGDVLFLDLNMPVLDGYETLAEIRRRDLPAMVIVVSGDIQPEARERVLGLGAMDYIRKPIDAPKVETILNKFGIRFDGSADAPREVDIEIGALDVHQEIVNIAMGRAADLLARNLGVFVKLPVPRLRLTERSALQQALEHAPHSEAIFVVSQGFIGAGIGGEALLSFTESSFSHLAELMHYEGELDAAAEVELIMDTAGILIGACLNGIAEQLDIDFSQSHPTVLGRHTSWQELLHPRADCNEQILVIELDYAIEDRDIHCDLTLFISGDSLQLLNERIDYLKYT; this is encoded by the coding sequence ATGCCCACGCCCGTCCTGATCTGCGATGACTCCAGCTTCGCCCGCAAGCAGATGGCGCGCGCCCTGCCGGCAGGCTGGGATGTGGAGATCAGCTTCGCCGCCAACGGCGAGGAGGCGTTGCAAGCCATTGCCGCCGGCAGGGGCGACGTGCTGTTCCTCGATCTCAACATGCCGGTGCTCGACGGCTACGAGACCCTGGCCGAGATCCGTCGCCGCGATCTGCCGGCCATGGTGATCGTGGTCTCCGGCGATATCCAGCCCGAGGCACGCGAGCGGGTGCTGGGACTGGGCGCGATGGACTACATCAGGAAGCCCATCGACGCCCCCAAGGTCGAGACCATCCTGAACAAGTTCGGTATCCGTTTCGATGGCAGCGCTGATGCGCCGCGCGAGGTGGACATCGAAATCGGGGCGCTGGACGTGCACCAGGAGATCGTCAACATCGCCATGGGCCGGGCCGCCGACCTGCTTGCCCGCAACCTGGGGGTGTTCGTGAAGCTGCCGGTCCCCCGGCTCAGACTGACCGAGCGCAGCGCCCTGCAGCAGGCCCTCGAACACGCCCCCCACAGCGAGGCCATTTTCGTGGTCAGCCAGGGCTTCATCGGCGCCGGCATCGGCGGTGAGGCGTTGCTCAGCTTCACCGAGTCCAGCTTCAGCCATCTGGCCGAACTCATGCACTACGAGGGCGAACTGGACGCGGCCGCCGAGGTCGAGCTGATCATGGATACCGCCGGCATCCTGATCGGTGCCTGCCTGAACGGCATTGCCGAGCAGTTGGACATCGATTTCAGCCAGAGTCATCCCACCGTCCTCGGACGCCACACCTCCTGGCAGGAACTGCTGCATCCCCGCGCGGACTGCAACGAGCAGATCCTGGTCATAGAGTTGGACTACGCCATCGAGGACCGCGACATCCACTGCGACCTGACCCTGTTCATCAGCGGAGATTCGCTGCAGCTGCTCAATGAGCGCATCGACTACCTGAAGTACACCTGA